Proteins from a genomic interval of Streptomyces sp. NBC_01445:
- a CDS encoding MogA/MoaB family molybdenum cofactor biosynthesis protein produces MSPYRALVVTASNRAAAGVYADTGGPRIAKGLEALGFQVDGPQVVPDGDPVAEALRAGVDAGYDVILTTGGTGISPTDRTPEATRSVLDHEVPGIPEAIRAFGREKVPTAALSRGLAGVAGRTLIVNLPGSSGGVKDGLAVLGPLLTHAVDQLRGGDHPRPDGGAS; encoded by the coding sequence ATGAGCCCCTACCGCGCCCTCGTCGTCACCGCCTCCAACCGCGCCGCCGCCGGGGTCTACGCCGACACCGGCGGCCCCCGGATCGCGAAGGGCCTCGAAGCCCTGGGGTTCCAGGTCGACGGGCCGCAGGTCGTGCCCGACGGGGACCCGGTGGCCGAGGCGCTGCGGGCCGGCGTCGACGCCGGGTACGACGTCATCCTCACCACCGGCGGCACCGGCATCTCGCCCACCGACCGGACCCCCGAGGCCACCCGCAGCGTGCTCGACCACGAGGTGCCGGGCATCCCCGAGGCCATTCGCGCGTTCGGACGGGAGAAGGTGCCCACGGCCGCGCTCTCCCGAGGCCTCGCCGGCGTCGCGGGACGCACGCTGATCGTGAACCTGCCCGGGTCGTCCGGCGGCGTCAAGGACGGCCTCGCCGTACTGGGTCCCCTGCTGACCCACGCCGTCGACCAGCTGCGCGGCGGCGACCACCCCAGACCCGACGGGGGTGCGAGCTGA
- a CDS encoding GNAT family N-acetyltransferase, with product MSIQPMAPTLQRVSFGHPDAIKLNDRVQLEYAERYGDEGDVTPLDPTMFDAPRGLYLIAYDDGGAPLATGGWRTQDQNDEGYSDGDAELKRMYVTPEARGLGLARRILAALEDDARTAGRSRMVLETGLKQPEAIALYASSGYTPCTKFGHYRFEELSRCFAKAL from the coding sequence ATGAGTATTCAGCCCATGGCTCCCACCCTCCAGCGCGTCTCCTTCGGACACCCCGATGCGATCAAGCTGAACGACCGCGTCCAGCTCGAATACGCCGAGCGCTACGGCGACGAAGGCGATGTCACCCCACTCGACCCGACGATGTTCGACGCCCCGCGCGGCCTCTACCTGATCGCGTACGACGACGGGGGCGCCCCGCTCGCCACCGGCGGCTGGCGCACACAGGACCAGAACGACGAGGGATATTCGGACGGCGACGCCGAGCTGAAGAGGATGTACGTCACACCGGAGGCGCGAGGGCTGGGTCTGGCCCGGCGCATACTCGCGGCCCTGGAGGACGACGCCCGCACAGCCGGCCGTTCCCGCATGGTCCTGGAGACGGGCCTCAAGCAGCCGGAGGCCATCGCCCTCTACGCGTCGAGCGGCTACACGCCCTGCACCAAGTTCGGCCACTACCGCTTCGAGGAACTGAGCCGCTGCTTCGCCAAGGCACTGTGA
- the galU gene encoding UTP--glucose-1-phosphate uridylyltransferase GalU, whose translation MTESHPRISKAVIPAAGLGTRFLPATKATPKEMLPVVDKPAIQYVVEEAAAAGLDDVLMITGRNKRPLEDHFDRNYELESALQKKGDAGRLAKVQESSDLATMHYVRQGDPKGLGHAVLCAAPHVGQEPFAVLLGDDLIDPRDPLLARMVEVQEQRGGSVIALMEVEPSQIHLYGCAAVEATVDSDVVKITGLVEKPDPADAPSNYAIIGRYVLDPAIFDILRRTEPGRGGEIQLTDALQQLADDEKAGGPVHGVVFKGRRYDTGDRGDYLRAIVRLACEREDLGPDFRAWLRSYVTEEM comes from the coding sequence ATGACTGAGTCGCACCCCAGGATCAGCAAGGCTGTCATCCCCGCCGCGGGCCTCGGCACCCGGTTCCTGCCGGCCACCAAGGCAACGCCCAAGGAGATGCTGCCGGTCGTCGACAAGCCGGCGATCCAGTACGTCGTCGAGGAGGCCGCGGCTGCCGGTCTCGACGACGTACTCATGATCACGGGCCGCAACAAGCGGCCCCTGGAGGACCATTTCGACCGCAACTACGAGCTCGAGTCGGCTCTCCAGAAGAAGGGTGACGCCGGCCGCCTCGCCAAGGTCCAGGAGTCCAGCGACCTCGCGACCATGCACTACGTCCGCCAGGGCGACCCCAAGGGCCTCGGCCACGCCGTCCTGTGCGCGGCCCCGCACGTCGGCCAGGAGCCCTTCGCGGTCCTCCTCGGCGACGACCTGATCGACCCGCGCGACCCCCTGCTCGCCCGCATGGTCGAGGTCCAGGAGCAGCGCGGCGGCAGCGTCATCGCACTCATGGAGGTCGAGCCCTCGCAGATCCACCTCTACGGCTGTGCCGCCGTCGAGGCGACCGTGGACAGCGACGTCGTCAAGATCACCGGCCTGGTCGAGAAGCCCGACCCCGCGGACGCCCCGTCGAACTACGCGATCATCGGCCGCTACGTCCTCGACCCCGCGATCTTCGACATACTCCGCCGGACCGAGCCGGGCCGCGGCGGCGAGATCCAGCTCACCGACGCCCTCCAGCAGCTCGCCGACGACGAGAAGGCCGGCGGCCCCGTCCACGGCGTCGTCTTCAAGGGCCGCCGGTATGACACCGGGGACCGCGGCGACTATCTGCGTGCCATTGTCAGACTCGCGTGCGAACGTGAGGACCTGGGCCCGGACTTCCGGGCCTGGCTTCGCAGTTACGTCACCGAGGAGATGTAG
- a CDS encoding exodeoxyribonuclease III — protein sequence MCRYRALVLTVTSVNVNGLRAAAKKGFVEWLAGTSADVLCLQEVRAEPEQLPEEVREPEGWHVVHAPAGAKGRAGVSLYTRRRPERVQIGFGSEEFDGSGRYVEVDLPGVVVASLYLPSGEVGTERQDEKIRFMGEFLAYLKGLRERAAAEGREVLVCGDWNIAHREADLKNWKSNKKNSGFLPEERDWLGQVLDEADGGYVDVVRSLHPDEEGPYSWWSYRGRAFDNDSGWRIDYHLSTPGLAGRAVKGFVERAATHDERWSDHAPVTVVYE from the coding sequence GTGTGCCGGTATCGTGCCCTGGTGCTGACTGTGACGAGTGTCAACGTGAACGGGCTGCGGGCCGCCGCCAAGAAGGGCTTCGTGGAGTGGCTGGCCGGGACCTCCGCGGATGTCCTGTGCCTCCAGGAGGTGCGGGCCGAGCCGGAGCAGCTGCCCGAAGAGGTGCGCGAGCCCGAGGGGTGGCACGTCGTGCATGCCCCCGCCGGCGCGAAGGGGAGGGCCGGTGTGTCCCTCTACACGCGCCGTCGGCCGGAGCGCGTGCAGATCGGCTTCGGGTCCGAGGAGTTCGACGGGAGCGGGCGGTACGTGGAGGTGGACCTCCCCGGTGTCGTCGTCGCCAGCCTCTATCTGCCCTCCGGTGAGGTCGGGACCGAGAGGCAGGACGAGAAGATCCGCTTCATGGGCGAGTTCCTGGCCTATCTGAAGGGGCTGCGGGAGCGGGCCGCCGCCGAGGGCCGCGAGGTGCTCGTGTGCGGCGACTGGAACATCGCCCACCGCGAGGCCGACCTCAAGAACTGGAAGTCCAACAAGAAGAACTCCGGCTTCCTCCCCGAGGAGCGCGACTGGCTCGGACAGGTCCTCGACGAGGCCGACGGCGGCTACGTCGACGTGGTGCGCTCCCTGCACCCCGACGAGGAGGGTCCGTACTCGTGGTGGTCGTACCGGGGGCGGGCCTTTGACAACGATTCGGGGTGGAGGATCGACTACCACCTTTCGACGCCCGGGCTCGCCGGACGGGCGGTCAAGGGGTTCGTCGAGCGGGCCGCCACGCATGACGAACGCTGGTCGGACCACGCGCCGGTGACCGTCGTCTACGAGTAG
- the moaC gene encoding cyclic pyranopterin monophosphate synthase MoaC, whose translation MSSSQDRLTHIDEAGAARMVDVSAKDVTARTARASGRVLVSPRVVELLRGGGVPKGDALATARIAGIMGAKRTPDLIPLCHPLAVSGVKLDLSVADDAVEILATVKTTDRTGVEMEALTAVSVAALTVIDMVKAVDKGAVITDVRVEEKTGGKSGHWTRPEAGE comes from the coding sequence ATGAGCAGTTCGCAGGACCGACTGACGCACATCGACGAGGCGGGCGCGGCCCGCATGGTCGACGTGTCCGCCAAGGACGTGACCGCGCGCACCGCCCGTGCCAGCGGCCGCGTCCTCGTATCGCCCCGCGTGGTGGAGCTGCTGCGTGGCGGGGGAGTGCCCAAGGGTGACGCCCTCGCCACGGCGCGCATCGCCGGGATCATGGGTGCCAAGCGCACCCCCGACCTCATCCCGCTCTGCCACCCGCTGGCGGTGTCCGGGGTGAAACTGGACCTGTCCGTCGCCGACGACGCGGTCGAGATCCTCGCCACGGTGAAGACCACGGACCGCACGGGCGTCGAGATGGAGGCCCTGACGGCCGTCTCGGTGGCCGCGCTCACGGTGATCGACATGGTGAAGGCCGTCGACAAGGGCGCCGTCATCACGGACGTACGCGTGGAGGAGAAGACGGGCGGCAAGTCGGGCCACTGGACCCGTCCGGAGGCCGGGGAATGA
- the glp gene encoding molybdotransferase-like divisome protein Glp, with translation MSSTTTHVTGQEHVWSVAEHLEDILATVRPLEPIELQLLDAQGCVLVEDISVPVSLPPFDNSSMDGYAVRAADVAGASEDFPAVLTVVGDVAAGQARLLHVGPGQAARIMTGAPLPPGAEAVVPVEWTDGGLGEGPVSGMRAHSAAPEGASGEVRVHRPAEARAHVRAKGSDVKAGDRALESGTVLGPPQIALLAAIGRGTVRVRPRPRVVVMSTGSELIQPGEELAEGQIYDSNSFALTAAARDAGAISYRVGAVADDAETLRSTIEDQLIRADLIVTTGGVSVGAYDVVKEALTSVGDSEDETGIGAGSGVEFRKLAMQPGKPQGFGTIGPEHTPLLALPGNPVSSYVSFELFVRPAVRTLMGLPAADVHRPSARAVLKSAKALSSPAGRRQFLRGTYDAEAGTVTPVGGAGSHLVAALAHADALIVLPEKTTSAEPGAEVDVVLLG, from the coding sequence TTGAGCAGCACGACCACGCACGTCACCGGTCAGGAGCACGTCTGGTCGGTGGCGGAGCACCTGGAGGACATCCTCGCCACGGTCCGCCCGCTGGAGCCCATCGAGCTCCAGCTCCTCGACGCACAGGGCTGCGTCCTCGTCGAGGACATCTCGGTGCCCGTCTCGCTGCCCCCCTTCGACAACAGCTCGATGGACGGGTACGCGGTCAGGGCCGCCGACGTGGCGGGCGCGAGCGAGGACTTCCCCGCGGTGCTCACGGTCGTCGGCGACGTCGCCGCGGGCCAGGCCCGGCTGCTCCACGTGGGGCCCGGCCAGGCCGCCCGCATCATGACCGGCGCCCCGCTCCCGCCCGGAGCCGAGGCCGTCGTCCCCGTCGAGTGGACCGACGGCGGCCTGGGGGAGGGCCCGGTCTCCGGGATGCGCGCCCACAGCGCCGCCCCCGAGGGCGCCTCCGGCGAGGTCCGCGTGCACCGCCCCGCCGAGGCACGCGCGCACGTGCGCGCCAAGGGCAGCGACGTGAAGGCGGGTGACCGCGCCCTGGAGTCCGGCACCGTCCTCGGCCCGCCCCAGATCGCCCTCCTCGCCGCGATCGGCCGCGGCACCGTACGCGTGCGCCCGCGCCCGCGCGTGGTCGTCATGTCCACCGGCAGCGAACTGATCCAGCCGGGCGAGGAGTTGGCCGAGGGCCAGATCTACGACTCCAACAGCTTCGCCCTCACCGCCGCCGCCCGCGACGCCGGAGCGATCTCCTACCGCGTCGGCGCGGTCGCCGACGACGCGGAGACACTGCGCTCCACCATCGAGGACCAGCTGATCCGCGCCGACCTCATCGTCACCACGGGCGGCGTCAGTGTCGGCGCGTACGACGTCGTGAAGGAGGCGCTGACCTCCGTCGGCGACTCCGAGGACGAGACCGGCATCGGCGCCGGCAGCGGCGTCGAGTTCCGCAAGCTCGCCATGCAGCCGGGCAAGCCCCAGGGCTTCGGCACCATCGGCCCCGAGCACACGCCGCTCCTCGCCCTGCCGGGCAACCCCGTCTCCTCGTACGTCTCCTTCGAGCTGTTCGTACGCCCCGCGGTGCGCACCCTCATGGGCCTGCCCGCCGCCGACGTCCACCGGCCGTCGGCCCGCGCGGTCCTGAAGTCGGCCAAGGCCCTCAGCTCGCCCGCCGGACGACGCCAGTTCCTGCGCGGGACGTACGACGCCGAGGCCGGGACCGTCACCCCTGTGGGGGGCGCCGGATCCCACCTCGTCGCGGCGCTCGCCCACGCGGACGCGCTGATCGTCCTGCCCGAGAAGACCACGTCGGCCGAGCCCGGTGCGGAAGTGGACGTGGTCCTCCTCGGCTGA
- a CDS encoding penicillin acylase family protein, with the protein MPSNTNASSGHSSGKKKGRRARLIVIVLVLAIVAGIGYGTYWSISTVRASFPQTKGSIKLDGLSGPVDVKRDSYGIPQVYASSDEDLFMAQGYVQAQDRFWEMDVRRHMTSGRLSEMFGKSQVKTDEFLRTLGWHRVAQKEYDSKLSPETKKYLQAYAKGVNAYLAGKDGGDISVEYAALGFTNDYAPQKWTPADSVAWLKAMAWDLRGNMQEEIDRSLMTSRLGPQQIADLYPDYPYDRNKAIVQSGSYDSATGSYGEGSGGSGNQTGTGTGTGTGNSTGTGTGTGTGTGTQGATGTGLAGNTEAPNGLQSQLTGLSDALDQVPAAVGPNGNGIGSNSWVVSGAHTITGKPLLANDPHLSPQLPSVWYQMGLHCRSLSASCQYDVTGYTFSGMPGVIIGHNQDVSWGMTNLGADVTDLYLEKLNSGGGYQYDGKTVPFKTRKETIKVAGGDDKTITVRETNNGPLISDRDDELVNVGKKAKVDAAAPDRGDGYGVSLRWTALTPGKSMDAVFELNKAKDWTQFRKAAADFEVPSQNLIYADTKGNIGYQAPGKIPVRGKGDGSLPAPGWDSEYRWKSYIPQSALPYEYNPKRGYIVTANQAVIDKDKYPYHLTSDWGYGTRSQRITDLIESKIAGGGKISTDDMRTMQMDNSSEIAKLLVPKLLKIDVSDKYVREAQKLLENWDYTQNPDSAAAAYFNSVWRNILKLSFGNKLPKELRVKGQCLSVEPAGDTGPADEDRRVRECGERDADSAQPDGGDRWFEVVRKIINDENNDWWKAPATRTDAETKTRDQLFARAMEDARWDVTAKLGKDVDTWSWGRLHQLSLKNQTLGTDGPGWLQYVLNRGPWKLGGGEAAVDATGWNAAGGYGVIWVPSMRMVVNLADLDKSKWINLTGASGHAFSAHYTDQTEKWSKGELVPWVSSEKAVGKNTKDTLVLRP; encoded by the coding sequence ATGCCCTCGAACACCAACGCCTCTTCCGGCCATTCGTCCGGCAAGAAGAAGGGGCGCAGAGCCCGACTGATCGTGATCGTGCTGGTCCTGGCCATTGTCGCGGGCATCGGCTACGGCACGTACTGGAGCATCAGTACCGTGCGTGCCTCCTTCCCGCAGACAAAGGGCTCGATCAAGCTCGACGGGCTCTCCGGTCCCGTGGACGTCAAGCGGGACTCCTACGGGATCCCTCAGGTCTATGCCTCGTCCGACGAGGACCTGTTCATGGCCCAGGGCTATGTGCAGGCACAGGACCGCTTCTGGGAGATGGACGTCCGCCGCCATATGACCTCCGGCCGGCTCTCCGAGATGTTCGGCAAGAGCCAGGTCAAGACCGATGAGTTCCTGCGGACGCTCGGCTGGCACCGGGTGGCGCAGAAGGAGTACGACTCCAAGCTCTCGCCCGAGACGAAGAAGTACCTCCAGGCGTACGCCAAGGGAGTCAACGCCTACCTCGCCGGCAAGGACGGCGGGGACATCTCCGTCGAGTACGCGGCGCTCGGGTTCACCAACGACTACGCGCCCCAGAAGTGGACGCCGGCCGACTCCGTGGCCTGGCTCAAGGCGATGGCGTGGGACCTGCGCGGCAACATGCAGGAAGAGATCGACCGCTCCCTGATGACGAGCCGCCTCGGCCCGCAGCAGATCGCGGACCTGTACCCGGACTACCCGTACGACCGGAACAAGGCGATCGTCCAGTCCGGCTCCTACGACAGCGCGACCGGCTCCTACGGGGAGGGCTCCGGCGGGTCCGGAAATCAAACCGGCACGGGTACGGGCACCGGAACGGGTAACTCCACAGGAACCGGCACCGGCACCGGCACGGGCACTGGCACGCAAGGCGCCACCGGCACCGGTCTCGCGGGCAACACTGAGGCTCCCAACGGCCTCCAGAGCCAGCTGACCGGGCTCTCCGACGCCCTGGACCAGGTCCCCGCGGCCGTCGGCCCGAACGGCAACGGCATCGGCTCCAACTCGTGGGTGGTCTCCGGGGCGCACACGATCACCGGGAAGCCGCTGCTCGCCAACGACCCGCACCTGTCGCCGCAGCTCCCGTCGGTCTGGTACCAGATGGGCCTGCACTGCCGGAGCCTGTCGGCCTCGTGCCAGTACGACGTCACGGGCTACACGTTCTCCGGGATGCCCGGCGTGATCATCGGCCACAACCAGGACGTCTCCTGGGGCATGACGAACCTGGGCGCCGACGTCACCGACCTGTACCTGGAGAAGCTGAACAGCGGCGGCGGGTACCAGTACGACGGCAAGACGGTCCCGTTCAAGACCCGCAAGGAGACCATCAAGGTCGCCGGCGGCGACGACAAGACCATCACCGTCCGCGAGACCAACAACGGTCCGCTGATCTCGGACCGGGACGACGAGCTGGTCAACGTCGGCAAGAAGGCGAAGGTCGACGCCGCTGCCCCCGACCGGGGCGACGGCTACGGGGTCTCGCTGCGCTGGACCGCGCTGACCCCCGGCAAGTCCATGGACGCCGTCTTCGAGCTGAACAAGGCGAAGGACTGGACCCAGTTCCGCAAGGCCGCCGCCGACTTCGAGGTGCCCTCGCAGAACCTGATCTACGCCGACACCAAGGGCAACATCGGCTACCAGGCACCCGGCAAGATCCCGGTCCGGGGCAAGGGCGACGGTTCGCTGCCCGCGCCCGGCTGGGACTCCGAGTACCGCTGGAAGAGCTACATCCCGCAGTCGGCGCTGCCGTACGAGTACAACCCCAAGCGCGGCTACATCGTGACCGCCAACCAGGCCGTCATCGACAAGGACAAGTACCCGTACCACCTCACCTCCGACTGGGGTTACGGCACGCGCAGCCAGCGCATCACCGATCTGATCGAGTCGAAGATCGCCGGCGGCGGCAAGATCTCCACCGACGACATGCGCACCATGCAGATGGACAACAGCAGCGAGATCGCCAAGCTGCTCGTGCCCAAGCTGCTCAAGATCGACGTCTCGGACAAGTACGTCCGCGAGGCGCAGAAGCTCCTGGAGAACTGGGACTACACCCAGAACCCGGACTCGGCCGCGGCCGCGTACTTCAACTCGGTCTGGCGCAACATCCTCAAGCTGTCCTTCGGCAACAAGCTCCCCAAGGAGCTGCGGGTCAAGGGCCAGTGCCTGAGCGTGGAGCCTGCCGGTGACACCGGCCCGGCGGACGAGGACCGGCGGGTGCGCGAGTGCGGAGAGCGCGACGCGGACTCGGCGCAGCCGGACGGCGGCGACCGCTGGTTCGAGGTCGTCCGCAAGATCATCAACGATGAGAACAACGACTGGTGGAAGGCCCCGGCCACCCGCACCGACGCCGAGACCAAGACCCGTGACCAGCTGTTCGCGCGGGCCATGGAGGACGCGCGCTGGGACGTCACGGCCAAGCTCGGCAAGGACGTCGACACCTGGAGCTGGGGCCGGCTGCACCAGCTGAGCCTGAAGAACCAGACCCTCGGCACGGACGGGCCCGGCTGGCTCCAGTACGTGCTCAACCGCGGCCCGTGGAAGCTCGGCGGCGGCGAGGCGGCCGTGGACGCGACCGGCTGGAACGCGGCCGGCGGCTACGGCGTCATCTGGGTCCCGTCGATGCGCATGGTGGTCAACCTCGCGGACCTCGACAAGTCCAAGTGGATCAACCTCACCGGCGCCTCGGGGCACGCGTTCAGCGCGCACTACACCGACCAGACGGAGAAGTGGTCCAAGGGCGAACTCGTCCCGTGGGTCTCTTCGGAGAAGGCGGTCGGCAAGAACACGAAGGACACCCTGGTGCTGCGGCCCTGA
- the sepX gene encoding divisome protein SepX/GlpR, whose amino-acid sequence MSSSGLIYAVIVGAWAAYLVPMWLRRQDELNEARPTERFSTAIRLLSGRAGMERRYAKDLQARSPEGEEQRSDPSVPDAATDSVDVRAFAAPPVRGERRSENREPRHERHPGSEPRPEPRPQPRTSPARQTPDRQVSARTAHGEPTHDRPNRDRPAGDPHTNGRSATGRGPDRQQSERQPSDRQQSERQSSDRQSSGRPQSERSASERQAASADAAARARRSKVLARRRRTTVMLFLAFTAGAVVAAVGGLAFLWAPAVPAVLLSSYIFYLRAQERHRFAYTMDRRQAEVAAQRLRERQPRRRQPAAGRAAAEEAEEGPAPEVATDPGLEALAADRRALVEQTDHAEWVDQQRERQRGPGHGDSWDPVPVPLPTYVTAPVAPRATGSVDLGAPDAWSSARSSTAGAAQQEPDGHTGEEPGAASGDCDGADETGDERCDARRAASARRSRERGRTPLFDQYDDGGRPRAANE is encoded by the coding sequence GTGAGCAGCAGCGGCCTCATCTACGCAGTCATCGTCGGGGCCTGGGCCGCCTACTTGGTGCCGATGTGGCTCCGTAGGCAGGACGAGCTGAACGAGGCCCGTCCGACGGAACGCTTCAGCACCGCCATCCGGCTGCTGTCCGGACGGGCGGGCATGGAGCGCCGATACGCCAAGGACCTGCAGGCGCGCTCGCCCGAAGGGGAGGAGCAGCGCAGCGACCCGTCCGTCCCGGACGCGGCCACCGACTCGGTGGACGTCCGGGCGTTCGCCGCGCCTCCGGTCCGCGGCGAGCGCAGGAGCGAGAACCGGGAGCCCCGCCACGAGCGGCACCCCGGATCCGAACCCCGCCCCGAGCCCCGGCCCCAGCCCAGGACCTCGCCCGCCCGGCAGACCCCCGACCGCCAGGTCTCCGCCCGGACCGCCCACGGTGAGCCGACGCACGACCGGCCGAACCGTGACCGGCCCGCCGGTGACCCGCACACGAACGGCAGGTCGGCAACCGGACGCGGCCCCGACCGCCAGCAGTCCGAGCGCCAGCCGTCCGACCGCCAGCAGTCCGAGCGCCAGTCGTCCGACCGCCAGTCGTCCGGCCGTCCGCAGTCCGAGCGCTCCGCGTCCGAGCGGCAGGCCGCCTCGGCCGACGCCGCCGCCCGTGCCCGCCGCTCCAAGGTGCTCGCCCGCAGGCGCCGTACGACCGTCATGCTCTTCCTCGCCTTCACGGCCGGCGCGGTCGTCGCCGCCGTCGGCGGGCTCGCGTTCCTGTGGGCGCCCGCGGTGCCCGCCGTGCTGCTCAGCTCGTACATCTTCTATCTGCGGGCCCAGGAGCGGCATCGCTTCGCGTACACGATGGACCGGCGCCAGGCCGAGGTCGCGGCGCAGCGGCTGCGCGAGCGGCAGCCCCGCAGGCGGCAGCCCGCCGCGGGCCGGGCCGCCGCGGAGGAGGCCGAAGAGGGGCCTGCGCCAGAGGTGGCGACCGACCCCGGTCTCGAGGCGCTCGCGGCCGACCGGCGTGCGCTCGTCGAACAGACCGACCACGCCGAGTGGGTCGACCAGCAGCGCGAGCGCCAGCGCGGCCCCGGCCACGGCGACAGCTGGGATCCGGTCCCGGTGCCCCTGCCGACGTATGTGACCGCCCCGGTCGCCCCGCGCGCCACGGGCAGCGTCGACCTCGGTGCCCCCGACGCGTGGAGCTCGGCCCGCTCCAGCACGGCGGGTGCGGCGCAGCAGGAGCCGGACGGGCACACCGGCGAGGAGCCGGGAGCGGCGTCCGGGGACTGCGACGGCGCGGACGAGACGGGGGACGAGCGCTGTGACGCCCGCCGGGCCGCCTCCGCGCGCCGGTCGCGCGAGCGCGGCCGCACCCCGCTCTTCGACCAGTACGACGACGGCGGCCGTCCCCGCGCGGCCAACGAGTGA
- a CDS encoding 5-formyltetrahydrofolate cyclo-ligase produces the protein MCLSKADKNALRAELLQVRSGLPADDVETAAGALARRALELPELAGARTVAAYVSVGREPGTRALLDALHARGVRVLLPVLLDDNDLDWGAYDGPGSLARVQHAGKMALLEPSGEPLGAEAVVEADAVLLPGLAVDGRGMRLGRGGGSYDRVLARLERADADPALVVLLYDGEVVERVPEEPHDRPVHAVVTPSGVRRFR, from the coding sequence ATGTGTTTGTCAAAGGCTGACAAGAACGCGTTGCGGGCAGAACTCCTCCAGGTGAGATCCGGGTTGCCCGCCGATGACGTCGAGACGGCGGCCGGGGCGCTCGCCCGTCGGGCCCTTGAACTTCCGGAGCTGGCCGGGGCACGGACCGTCGCCGCGTACGTCTCCGTAGGCCGTGAACCGGGCACCCGCGCGCTGCTCGACGCGCTCCACGCGCGCGGGGTGCGCGTCCTGCTTCCCGTACTCCTCGACGACAACGACCTCGACTGGGGCGCCTACGACGGACCGGGGTCCCTCGCGCGCGTTCAACATGCGGGAAAGATGGCCCTGTTGGAGCCGTCCGGGGAGCCGCTCGGCGCGGAGGCCGTCGTGGAGGCCGACGCGGTGCTGCTGCCGGGCCTCGCCGTCGATGGGCGCGGCATGCGGCTCGGCCGCGGCGGCGGCTCGTACGACCGGGTCCTCGCGCGGCTCGAGCGCGCGGACGCGGATCCGGCGCTCGTGGTGCTCCTGTACGACGGTGAGGTCGTCGAGCGCGTCCCCGAGGAGCCGCACGACCGTCCCGTGCACGCCGTGGTGACGCCTTCGGGAGTGCGCCGCTTCCGGTGA
- a CDS encoding GNAT family N-acetyltransferase, which yields MNTPSWPVELTDGDVCLRPIKLRDQRAWREVNRRNRDWLRPWEATIPPPTPSGPIAHRPTYRQMVRHLRAEASAGRMLPFVIEYQGRLVGQLTVAGITWGSMCSGHVGYWVDESVAGRGVMPTAVALAVDHCFRTVGLHRIEVCIRPENVPSRRVVEKLGFREEGLRPRYLHIDGGWRDHLVFALTAEEVPEGLLSRWRHKRGGNTAGPGGPSTAKRPGTSPK from the coding sequence CTGAACACCCCATCCTGGCCGGTCGAGCTGACGGACGGTGACGTCTGCCTGCGCCCGATAAAGCTGCGCGACCAGCGGGCCTGGCGCGAGGTCAACCGCCGCAACCGCGACTGGCTGCGCCCCTGGGAAGCGACCATCCCGCCGCCCACGCCCAGCGGCCCGATCGCCCACCGTCCGACGTACCGTCAGATGGTCCGCCATCTGCGCGCCGAGGCGAGCGCGGGGCGCATGCTGCCCTTCGTCATCGAGTACCAGGGGCGCCTGGTCGGGCAGTTGACGGTGGCCGGGATCACCTGGGGATCGATGTGCTCGGGCCATGTCGGCTACTGGGTCGACGAGTCGGTGGCCGGGCGCGGAGTGATGCCGACTGCGGTGGCGCTCGCGGTCGACCACTGCTTCCGCACCGTGGGCCTGCACCGCATCGAGGTCTGTATTCGCCCGGAGAACGTGCCGAGCCGCCGGGTCGTCGAAAAACTCGGATTCCGCGAGGAAGGGCTGCGGCCCCGCTATCTCCACATCGACGGCGGCTGGCGCGACCATCTCGTCTTCGCGCTCACCGCTGAGGAGGTCCCAGAAGGCCTCCTGAGCCGCTGGCGTCACAAGCGTGGCGGCAACACCGCTGGTCCGGGTGGTCCGAGCACCGCGAAGCGGCCGGGCACTTCGCCAAAATAA